One part of the Anaerolineae bacterium genome encodes these proteins:
- a CDS encoding Membrane protein YedZ has product MMNRTVKPAISLNSAWLIHGLALLPGILLLGDWLGGALSVNPIQEAIQRSGRIAITLLVATLAVRPLSRWLRWNGLLARRRTLGLYTFAYALLHATLFLGIDYRFALPYILQEFGEKPYLWFGVSTFAILLPLAITSFRYWMRKLGKNWKRLHRLLYIAAILAVLHYGWAVKGDFLTLRGEVLRPWLYALGVAFLLLWRLWIAIQQQRQRRRRSTP; this is encoded by the coding sequence ATGATGAACCGTACAGTTAAACCAGCGATCAGCCTCAACAGTGCCTGGCTTATTCACGGGCTGGCCTTATTACCGGGTATTCTCTTGCTCGGCGACTGGCTGGGCGGCGCTCTCTCGGTCAATCCCATTCAGGAAGCCATTCAACGCAGCGGGCGAATTGCCATCACTTTGCTGGTTGCTACCCTGGCAGTGCGCCCGCTTTCCCGCTGGCTGAGATGGAATGGGTTGCTTGCCCGGCGGCGCACGCTGGGGTTATATACATTTGCGTATGCGCTCCTGCATGCTACCCTGTTTCTGGGCATTGATTATCGCTTTGCCCTGCCCTATATACTGCAGGAGTTCGGCGAAAAACCGTACCTGTGGTTTGGGGTCAGCACCTTTGCGATCCTGTTGCCGCTGGCGATCACCTCTTTCCGCTACTGGATGCGTAAACTGGGTAAGAATTGGAAACGTCTGCACCGCCTGCTTTACATTGCTGCTATTCTGGCTGTACTTCACTATGGGTGGGCGGTTAAGGGGGACTTTCTCACTTTGCGCGGTGAAGTTCTCCGCCCCTGGTTGTATGCTCTGGGGGTTGCCTTTCTACTGCTCTGGCGACTCTGGATCGCCATCCAACAGCAGCGCCAACGCCGCCGCCGTTCAACCCCCTGA
- a CDS encoding Ste24 endopeptidase, which translates to MDDMENTTPNPERQEKARQYARLNRRLMLVNLLLSGGYALAWLLLGWSKQWSTTVQSLTSNPWLQVLLYLLVFGGLLYLINLPLNWFESYHLPHRFELSTQTPRGWVIDQIKGLAVGGLLGLLVLEVIYAVLRAAPQSWWIWATLFLLFFNVILGYLAPVVLFPIFNKFKPLGEEYADLVERLKHLGQRAGTRVEGVYEMDMSRRTKAANAALAGMGRTRRIILGDTLLREFSADEIETVLAHELAHHVHKDIPLLMGVSALLTVTGMFLVSRLMNWGVPYFGFAAVGEIGTLPLFLLAFGAFQLLVMPLVNAFSRWRERLADLYAIQVTGKPAVYAAALTRLADQNLAEAEPEPWVEWLLYDHPPIGKRIAMVRKFMPESA; encoded by the coding sequence ATGGACGACATGGAAAACACTACCCCGAATCCCGAACGTCAAGAAAAAGCCCGCCAATATGCGCGCCTGAATCGGCGCTTGATGCTGGTCAATCTGTTGCTCTCCGGTGGTTATGCCCTTGCCTGGTTACTGCTCGGCTGGTCAAAGCAGTGGAGCACGACCGTGCAAAGTCTGACCTCCAATCCCTGGTTGCAGGTTCTCCTTTATCTGCTTGTTTTCGGTGGGCTCCTTTATCTGATCAATTTACCGCTCAATTGGTTCGAATCCTATCACCTCCCCCACCGTTTTGAGCTATCAACTCAGACGCCGCGCGGCTGGGTCATTGATCAGATCAAGGGACTCGCCGTTGGCGGGTTGTTGGGTCTGCTGGTTTTGGAAGTCATTTATGCCGTTTTGCGCGCTGCTCCTCAGAGTTGGTGGATTTGGGCGACCCTTTTCCTGTTGTTTTTCAACGTCATCCTTGGTTATCTGGCGCCGGTGGTGCTCTTCCCGATCTTCAATAAATTCAAACCGTTGGGAGAAGAGTATGCTGATCTGGTTGAGCGGCTTAAGCATCTGGGGCAGCGAGCCGGGACACGGGTGGAAGGGGTTTATGAAATGGATATGAGCCGTCGCACCAAAGCAGCCAATGCGGCATTGGCCGGCATGGGGCGCACGCGGCGCATCATTTTGGGGGATACCCTGCTGCGCGAATTTTCGGCGGATGAAATCGAAACTGTCCTGGCGCATGAACTTGCTCATCACGTTCACAAGGACATTCCTCTCTTGATGGGCGTCTCTGCCCTCCTGACCGTGACGGGAATGTTCCTGGTTTCTCGGTTGATGAACTGGGGAGTCCCCTATTTTGGCTTTGCAGCGGTGGGAGAGATAGGAACCCTGCCACTCTTTCTATTGGCTTTTGGAGCGTTCCAACTGCTGGTTATGCCTCTGGTGAACGCTTTTTCGCGCTGGCGCGAACGCCTGGCCGATCTATATGCCATTCAGGTAACCGGCAAACCCGCCGTATATGCGGCTGCCCTGACCCGTCTTGCCGATCAGAATCTGGCCGAAGCTGAGCCGGAGCCGTGGGTAGAATGGTTGTTATACGATCATCCTCCCATCGGCAAAAGGATTGCGATGGTGCGTAAATTTATGCCTGAATCCGCCTGA
- a CDS encoding Octanoate-[acyl-carrier-protein]-protein-N-octanoyltransferase, which translates to MQKVCWVYQSGILPYQQAWEWQKTLAEQIARGALPPVLLLLEHPHTYTIGRRGSEDHILWDKETLSRHQIAVHWVDRGGDVTYHGPGQLVGYPIFPLARLGFAGQGVDGNTPKLDVLSFVEKLEQILIATLGHFGIRAASRAGLRGVWVPVFNSDELSEPQTWHKIASIGVKLTAQGVTLHGFALNINPQMEYWEGIIPCGIHGCRMTSVAEILEPLPQKAHLIQALLWEFERIFQFSMIEIAHLPFDTSIESHYTIR; encoded by the coding sequence ATGCAAAAGGTTTGCTGGGTGTATCAAAGTGGGATACTCCCTTACCAACAAGCCTGGGAATGGCAGAAAACTCTGGCTGAGCAGATCGCTCGAGGGGCACTGCCGCCTGTCTTGCTGCTTCTCGAGCATCCCCATACGTACACCATTGGTCGCCGTGGTTCAGAAGACCATATCCTTTGGGACAAAGAGACGCTAAGTCGTCACCAGATCGCTGTCCACTGGGTCGATCGCGGCGGAGATGTAACTTACCACGGTCCCGGTCAACTGGTTGGGTACCCGATTTTTCCACTTGCCCGACTCGGATTTGCCGGGCAAGGTGTTGATGGAAATACCCCAAAGCTGGATGTCCTCTCCTTTGTGGAAAAACTCGAGCAAATTCTCATCGCCACGTTGGGACACTTTGGCATTCGGGCAGCTTCTCGAGCAGGCTTGCGCGGCGTTTGGGTACCAGTTTTTAATAGTGATGAGCTTTCTGAGCCACAGACATGGCACAAGATTGCTTCGATTGGTGTTAAGCTCACGGCGCAGGGTGTCACTTTGCACGGTTTTGCCCTCAACATCAACCCTCAGATGGAGTACTGGGAAGGTATTATTCCCTGTGGGATTCACGGTTGTCGTATGACCAGTGTGGCAGAAATCCTGGAACCGTTGCCTCAGAAAGCGCATCTTATCCAGGCTTTGCTTTGGGAGTTTGAACGAATTTTTCAGTTTTCAATGATCGAGATTGCCCATCTTCCATTTGACACCTCGATAGAATCGCACTACACTATACGTTGA
- a CDS encoding FHA domain containing protein encodes MSSMPFQLVMRAGPQPGLVFPLQKSEIYIGRDPSNDLVIGDAEVSRKHARLIWQSGSYVLEDLGSTNGTFINGQRLLGPHGMRPGEVIQLGENVSLVFEALYDPNATRLSPVAAAYQPPTPSYPGQAVPPPTPAEPLYAMPAYPLRDEAPQELEAPKKTLPLWIFAGCGCLLVLLCLLVGLIAFDTLNLYCVGPFRLLSPLYQIISGGTCP; translated from the coding sequence ATGTCATCAATGCCCTTTCAATTAGTTATGCGCGCCGGCCCTCAACCGGGTTTGGTGTTTCCGTTGCAAAAAAGCGAAATTTACATCGGGCGCGATCCATCCAATGACCTTGTTATCGGAGATGCGGAAGTTTCGCGCAAACATGCCCGATTGATCTGGCAATCGGGAAGTTACGTGCTCGAAGATCTGGGCTCAACCAATGGCACATTTATCAACGGGCAGCGTTTGCTCGGGCCACATGGTATGCGCCCCGGCGAAGTGATCCAGTTGGGGGAAAATGTCAGCCTGGTCTTTGAGGCCTTATATGACCCGAATGCCACTCGTCTCTCGCCAGTCGCGGCTGCTTATCAACCGCCCACGCCTTCTTATCCAGGCCAGGCTGTGCCTCCTCCTACCCCTGCCGAGCCGCTGTATGCGATGCCCGCTTATCCGTTGCGAGACGAAGCACCCCAGGAGCTGGAAGCCCCCAAAAAGACCCTCCCCTTGTGGATTTTTGCCGGCTGTGGTTGTTTGCTGGTCCTGTTGTGTTTGTTGGTGGGCTTGATCGCCTTTGATACATTAAACTTATATTGCGTTGGACCTTTCCGCTTACTGAGTCCCCTGTATCAAATCATCAGTGGCGGCACTTGCCCCTGA
- a CDS encoding RNA methyltransferase, TrmA family: MGRLADGRAIFVPYALPGERVLVEIVEQKAHHAFGKLLNVLEASPQRIPARCAHFGECGGCHYQHLPYEEQVSLKAKLLAEQLQRIGGLHDLPSIQIHPSPLPWHYRNSLQFHLTSAGKPGFQRAQSHETLAIEECFLPLEPLVDLWKQIEIDPGSGVERVVLRCDSAENILLILESQSPLTPEVLIEELPLSVVHLSPAGSLVIAGSEHLWMDVKGQRLRLSAGAFFQVNLAVAEQIIEFLLSHLEFSNSDTLLDVYCGGGLYSLFLAPKVKRLIGIESSPHACRDFEVNLDAFDHVELYEADAEQVLPSLNLQPQIILLDPPRSGLSKIVRQSLWQLAPPQIAYVSCDPATFARDARYFAQNGYRLEHLAFFDMFPQTYQPGCRLCVPFREN; this comes from the coding sequence ATGGGGCGTCTGGCAGATGGTCGAGCCATTTTCGTCCCCTATGCCCTGCCCGGTGAGCGCGTTTTGGTTGAGATTGTCGAGCAGAAGGCGCACCATGCCTTTGGCAAATTGTTAAATGTTCTGGAAGCATCCCCTCAGCGCATCCCTGCCCGCTGCGCGCACTTCGGCGAGTGTGGCGGATGTCATTATCAACACCTCCCGTACGAAGAACAGGTCTCCCTGAAGGCAAAGTTGCTCGCCGAACAATTGCAACGCATTGGCGGGCTTCACGATTTGCCCTCTATTCAAATTCATCCCTCCCCGCTGCCGTGGCACTACCGTAACAGCTTACAATTCCATTTGACCAGCGCGGGGAAACCTGGCTTTCAGCGCGCTCAAAGCCATGAGACGCTTGCCATTGAGGAATGTTTTTTGCCCCTTGAGCCACTGGTGGATCTCTGGAAGCAAATCGAGATCGATCCTGGCAGTGGGGTCGAGCGGGTGGTGCTGCGTTGCGACAGCGCCGAAAACATCCTGCTGATCCTGGAGAGCCAGAGTCCCCTGACTCCTGAGGTGCTGATCGAGGAACTGCCGCTTTCGGTGGTGCATCTCAGTCCGGCAGGGAGTCTGGTGATTGCCGGAAGTGAGCACTTGTGGATGGATGTCAAAGGGCAAAGGTTGCGCCTTTCGGCTGGGGCATTCTTTCAAGTTAACCTTGCCGTGGCAGAGCAAATCATTGAATTTCTGTTGAGTCACTTGGAGTTTTCAAACAGCGATACCCTCCTGGATGTCTACTGCGGTGGTGGATTATACAGCCTGTTCCTCGCCCCAAAGGTCAAAAGGTTGATTGGGATCGAGAGTTCGCCCCATGCCTGCCGCGATTTTGAAGTCAATCTGGATGCCTTTGATCATGTCGAATTATATGAAGCTGACGCCGAACAGGTGTTGCCGTCACTAAACCTTCAGCCCCAAATCATTTTGCTCGATCCACCCCGCAGCGGTTTGAGCAAAATCGTTCGCCAATCTCTCTGGCAGCTTGCCCCTCCGCAGATTGCTTACGTCTCCTGCGATCCGGCAACCTTCGCTCGCGACGCCCGCTATTTTGCCCAAAACGGCTATCGTCTCGAACACCTTGCCTTCTTCGACATGTTCCCGCAGACGTATCAACCTGGGTGTCGCCTGTGCGTTCCTTTTCGGGAGAATTGA